In the Kwoniella shivajii chromosome 2, complete sequence genome, one interval contains:
- a CDS encoding tyrosine-tRNA ligase, with the protein MILSLSPVLPALRRPISDSSSRLLRRHLQSPAKSVLQELDERGFIAALTSPKLHKHVESPTTIYAGVDPSASSLHVGNLLPLLGLLHFQAKGHQSICLIGGATGSIGDPSGRSTERNSLSSEELAVNVKEITDQVHRFFSTGSEYLRKRGIATISNSKGKEKEKEKEKEKEKEKEEQVDFGVKVVDNYEWTRNVSLLDFLRGTGKLARVGVMLSRDSVKNRLSSDSGISYTEFTYQLLQAFDFSHLWSKYNCRIQLGGSDQWGNIVSGIDLIKRSQSQLHLRIHDVIKGETGVEITESGSEGETEVEAYGITIPLLTTSTGEKFGKSAGNAVWLDENRTSPSEFYQFFLRTADEDVARYLKLFTFLPTEKIEQVLADHAESKSQRKAQKILASEVTELVHGSSGVSKALLSSQLLYSTSRENIKADQVLEAFKGDNRFHKISFSEISHKPISKLVVLYGLCQSRGEASRLINSGGITFNDRKINDPRDEIKRSHLIDGKIAILRIGIKKQVIFYLD; encoded by the exons ATGATCCTTTCACTATCTCCTGTTCTCCCTGCTCTTCGTCGGCCCATCTCTGATTCATCCTCGAGATTACTTCGTCGGCATTTGCAATCACCAGCCAAGAGCGTGCTACAAGAATTGGATGAGAGGGGCTTTATTGCTGCACTAACGAG TCCCAAATTGCATAAACATGTCGAATCTCCTACTACGATATATGCCGGAGTAGatccttcagcatcttctttacaTGTCGGTAATTTGCTACCTCTGCTTGGCTTACTTCATTTTCAAGCAAAAGGTCATCAATCGATATGTCTG ATTGGAGGAGCGACGGGATCTATTGGAGATCCATCAGGTAGATCAACGGAACGTAATTCATTATCATCAGAAGAATTAGCTGTGAACGTAAAAGAAATAACAGATCAAGTACATCGATTCTTTTCTACTGGATCAGAATACCTTCGCAAAAGAGGTATAGCTACGATTTCGAATagcaaagggaaagagaaagagaaagagaaagagaaagagaaagagaaagagaaagaagaacaagttgattTCGGAGTAAAAGTCGTAGATAATTATGAATGGACAAGAAACGTTTCATTATTAGATTTCTTGAGAGGTACAGGTAAATTAGCAAGAGTCGGCGTGATGCTCTCTAGGGATAG TGTGAAAAATCGACTCTCATCCGATTCAGGTATTTCATACACGGAATTCACCTATCAACTATTGCAAgcatttgatttttcacaTCTATGGTCTAAATATAATTGTAGAATACAATTAGGTGGAAGTGATCAATGGGGAAATATAGTTTCTGGAATTGACTTAATAAAAcgatcacaatcacaattacaCTTACGAATCCACGATGTAATCAAAGGGGAAACCGGAGTCGAGATAACGGAGAGTGGGAGTGAAGGAGAGACGGAAGTTGAAGCTTACGGTATCACGATACCCCTCTTAACGACCAGTACAGGTGAAAAATTCGGTAAATCTGCTGGAAACGCAGTTTGGTTAGATGAAAATAGGACTAGTCCAAGTGAATTTTATCAG TTCTTCCTAAGAACAGCGGATGAAGACGTTGCCAGATATCTCAAATTATTCACTTTCTTGCCGACTGAGAAGATTGAGCAGGTATTGGCTGATCATGCT GAATCGAAATCACAAAGAAAAGCTCAGAAAATATTAGCTTCGGAAGTGACTGAACTAGTACATGGAT CCTCCGGAGTATCCAAAGCACTTTTATCATCCCAATTACTCTATTCAACTTCGAGGGAAAACATAAAAGCCGATCAAGTACTGGAAGCTTTTAAAGGTGATAATCGATTTCATAAAATATCATTCTCTGAAATATCACACAAACCGATATCAAAACTGGTTGTACTATATGGTCTTTGTCAGAGTAGAGGTGAAGCTAgtagattgatcaattcagGTGGAATCACTTTTAATGATAGGAAAATCAATGATCCAAGggatgaaatcaaaagatcaCATTTGATAGATGGTAAAATCGCTATTTTGAGAATCGGTATCAAGAAACAAGTCATCTTTTATTTGGATTAA